The following coding sequences lie in one Pseudomonas monsensis genomic window:
- a CDS encoding excinuclease ABC subunit UvrA, which translates to MTSKRNAKAPAGTVRVRGAREHNLKNVDVDIPRDALVVFTGVSGSGKSSLAFSTLYAEAQRRYFESVAPYARRLIDQVGVPDVDSIEGLPPAVALQQQRGTPSTRSSVGSVTTLSSLIRMLYSRAGSYPPGQPMLYAEDFSPNTPQGACPQCHGLGRVYEVTEALMVPDPNLTIRQRAVASWPLAWQGQNLRDILVTLGIDVDIPWKKLPKKQRDWILFTEETPTVPVYAGLTPEETRVALKRKMEPSYQGTFTGARRYILHTFTHSQSALMKKRVAQFMLGSPCPLCDGKRLKREALSVTFAGYDIGELSQMPLLQVAEVLRPVAEASYLEHADETGDTLSHAQTREARQQRAAHGASAHASAPDVRHTPNLSLEKRLAAQRIAEDLLERVSTLTDLGLGYLALERSTPTLSSGELQRLRLATQLGSQLFGVIYVLDEPSAGLHPADGEALFEALQRLKADGNTLFVVEHDVETMRRADWLIDVGPAAGEKGGQILYSGPPAGLAEIEQSQTRAYLFADAPRQPRVARKPGGWLKLDGISRNNLNHLSAEFPLGCFTSVTGVSGSGKSSLVSQALLELVGAQLGRPPADSEPEELSLEDDAPQASSGQVTSGLESIKRLVQVDQKPIGRTPRSNLATYTGLFDNVRKLFAATTEARAAGYDAGQFSFNVAKGRCATCEGEGFVSVELLFMPSVYAPCPTCHGARYNPQTLAILWEGLSIAQVLQLTVDEAVTVFAGQPGIRRSLEVLRDIGLGYLRLGQPATELSGGEAQRIKLATELQRNQRGATLYVLDEPTTGLHPRDVDRLLEQLDTLVTAGHTVIVVEHEMRVVAQSDWVIDIGPGAGDQGGKIVVAGTPQKVAASKKSRTAPFLARALR; encoded by the coding sequence ATGACTTCCAAGCGAAATGCCAAAGCGCCCGCCGGTACGGTCCGGGTGCGTGGCGCCCGTGAGCACAACCTGAAGAACGTTGACGTCGATATCCCCCGCGATGCGCTGGTGGTGTTCACCGGCGTATCCGGTTCGGGCAAGTCGTCGCTGGCGTTTTCCACGCTGTATGCCGAAGCCCAGCGCCGTTACTTCGAGTCGGTCGCGCCCTATGCACGGCGGCTGATCGACCAGGTCGGCGTGCCGGATGTCGATTCCATCGAAGGCTTGCCGCCCGCCGTGGCCCTGCAACAGCAGCGTGGCACACCGAGCACGCGTTCATCGGTGGGCAGTGTCACCACCTTGTCGAGCCTGATCCGCATGCTGTATTCCCGCGCCGGCAGTTATCCGCCGGGGCAGCCGATGCTGTATGCCGAAGATTTTTCACCGAACACTCCGCAGGGCGCGTGCCCGCAATGTCATGGCCTGGGCCGGGTGTATGAGGTCACCGAAGCACTGATGGTGCCTGATCCGAACCTGACCATCCGCCAACGCGCGGTGGCGTCCTGGCCGCTGGCCTGGCAAGGACAAAACCTACGTGACATCCTCGTGACCCTGGGCATCGACGTCGACATTCCCTGGAAGAAACTGCCGAAAAAACAGCGCGACTGGATTCTCTTCACCGAAGAAACCCCGACCGTGCCGGTGTACGCCGGGCTGACGCCGGAAGAAACCCGCGTCGCCCTCAAGCGCAAGATGGAGCCGAGCTACCAGGGTACGTTCACCGGTGCGCGACGTTACATCCTGCACACCTTCACCCATTCGCAAAGTGCGCTGATGAAGAAGCGTGTTGCACAGTTCATGCTCGGCAGTCCGTGCCCGCTGTGTGACGGTAAACGCCTGAAGCGCGAGGCCTTGTCGGTGACGTTCGCCGGGTATGACATCGGCGAACTGTCGCAGATGCCGCTGCTGCAAGTGGCTGAAGTGTTGCGACCGGTGGCCGAGGCCAGTTATCTCGAACACGCCGACGAAACCGGCGACACCCTGAGCCATGCGCAAACCCGCGAGGCCCGTCAACAGCGGGCGGCCCACGGCGCCAGCGCTCACGCCAGCGCGCCGGATGTGCGGCACACGCCGAACCTGTCGCTGGAAAAGCGTCTGGCGGCACAGCGGATTGCCGAGGATCTGCTGGAGCGGGTCAGCACCCTGACCGATCTGGGGCTTGGCTATCTGGCCCTGGAGCGCAGCACGCCGACGTTGTCCTCGGGAGAGTTGCAGCGGTTGCGCCTGGCGACGCAATTGGGCTCGCAGTTGTTCGGCGTGATCTACGTGCTCGACGAGCCGTCCGCCGGGCTGCACCCGGCCGATGGCGAAGCGTTGTTCGAGGCCCTGCAGCGCCTCAAGGCCGACGGCAACACGCTGTTTGTGGTCGAGCATGATGTGGAAACCATGCGCCGCGCCGACTGGCTGATCGACGTCGGCCCGGCGGCGGGCGAGAAGGGTGGTCAGATCCTTTACAGTGGCCCGCCAGCGGGGCTGGCCGAGATCGAACAGTCGCAGACTCGCGCCTACCTGTTCGCTGACGCGCCACGCCAGCCCCGGGTTGCGCGCAAGCCCGGCGGGTGGCTGAAACTCGATGGCATCTCACGCAATAACCTCAACCACCTCAGCGCCGAGTTTCCGTTGGGCTGTTTCACCTCGGTGACCGGCGTGTCCGGCTCGGGCAAGTCGAGTCTGGTCAGTCAGGCGCTGCTGGAACTGGTCGGCGCGCAGTTAGGGCGTCCGCCAGCGGACAGCGAACCGGAAGAGCTCAGCCTCGAAGACGATGCGCCGCAGGCCAGCAGCGGCCAGGTCACTTCAGGGCTGGAGTCGATCAAGCGTCTGGTGCAGGTCGATCAAAAACCGATCGGGCGCACGCCGCGCTCGAATCTGGCGACCTACACCGGGCTGTTCGACAACGTGCGCAAGTTGTTCGCCGCAACAACCGAGGCTCGGGCTGCCGGTTATGACGCCGGACAGTTTTCCTTCAACGTCGCCAAGGGGCGTTGTGCCACGTGCGAGGGCGAGGGATTTGTCAGTGTCGAATTGTTGTTCATGCCCAGCGTGTATGCGCCATGCCCGACCTGTCATGGCGCGCGCTACAACCCGCAGACGCTGGCGATTCTCTGGGAGGGCCTGAGCATCGCCCAGGTCTTGCAATTGACCGTCGATGAAGCGGTGACGGTGTTTGCCGGGCAACCGGGGATTCGTCGTTCGCTGGAAGTGCTGCGCGATATCGGCCTCGGTTATCTGCGTCTCGGGCAACCGGCCACGGAACTGTCCGGCGGTGAGGCGCAGCGGATCAAACTGGCCACCGAGTTACAGCGCAATCAACGCGGCGCCACCCTGTACGTGCTGGATGAACCGACCACCGGCCTGCACCCGCGCGACGTCGATCGCTTGCTGGAACAACTCGATACGCTGGTGACGGCGGGGCATACGGTGATCGTGGTCGAGCACGAAATGCGCGTGGTCGCGCAGAGCGACTGGGTGATCGACATCGGCCCGGGCGCGGGGGATCAGGGCGGCAAAATCGTGGTGGCGGGTACACCGCAGAAAGTCGCGGCGAGCAAGAAGAGCCGGACGGCGCCGTTCCTCGCTCGCGCCTTGCGCTGA
- a CDS encoding DUF4142 domain-containing protein, with protein MDGFNLRHLVLAVTLSAGMGNAFAATDNDFVDNAAAGGIAEIETSRLALEKSQSADIKAFANMMISDHGKANDELASIAKAHDIEVPDTTTLVKQAKEKILDMRDESFDAAYANNQVKAHEETIELFKKQANTVTDDKVKGAPELKAFAQKMLPALEKHLAAAKELQAKHPSK; from the coding sequence ATGGACGGATTCAACCTGCGGCACCTCGTTCTGGCTGTCACTTTGAGCGCTGGCATGGGTAATGCCTTCGCCGCCACCGACAATGACTTTGTCGACAACGCCGCAGCGGGCGGCATTGCCGAAATCGAAACCAGTCGCCTGGCCCTGGAAAAAAGCCAGTCGGCCGACATCAAGGCATTCGCCAACATGATGATCAGCGATCATGGCAAGGCCAACGATGAACTGGCGAGCATCGCCAAAGCCCACGACATCGAAGTGCCGGACACCACCACCCTGGTCAAGCAAGCCAAGGAAAAAATCCTCGATATGCGTGATGAGTCCTTCGATGCGGCCTACGCCAACAATCAGGTCAAGGCTCACGAAGAAACCATTGAGCTGTTCAAGAAACAAGCCAACACCGTTACCGACGACAAGGTCAAAGGAGCACCGGAACTGAAGGCCTTTGCGCAGAAAATGCTCCCGGCGCTGGAAAAACACCTGGCGGCGGCGAAAGAGCTGCAAGCCAAGCATCCGAGCAAATAA
- a CDS encoding YdcH family protein, translating to MPVTHDLYQDLKLTKEEIQQRRTEDPHLDALINKYSEADAEVVKAETATSDAPSDDTLKKLKEKRLQVKDRIVEQLQARS from the coding sequence ATGCCGGTGACCCATGACCTGTATCAGGACTTGAAGCTTACGAAGGAAGAGATCCAGCAACGACGCACCGAGGACCCACATCTGGATGCACTGATCAACAAGTATTCCGAGGCGGATGCCGAGGTAGTCAAGGCCGAGACTGCCACCTCGGATGCGCCCAGTGATGACACGCTGAAAAAGCTCAAGGAGAAACGCTTGCAGGTCAAGGACAGGATTGTCGAGCAGTTACAGGCTCGATCCTGA
- a CDS encoding SMP-30/gluconolactonase/LRE family protein, which produces MRLRHGVLLIIIVVIAFLLLMPTKVEPVAWQPSPAPSLTEGVFADNQRLKAAVPVGPSDIEGPEALLLEEDVLITGLHDGRLISTSLDGQARKVLADTGGRPLGLARHPNGLLVIADAIKGLLSLDAQGRLIPLSTAANGVAFGFTDDVAIDKSGHYAYFSDASSHWGYGHDGEAIIEHGGDGRLLRYDFQTGKTSVLLDKLEFANGVTLGPDEAYVLVNETGAYRISRYWLSGPKAGTHDVFIDNLPGLPDNLAFNGSNRFWVALYAPRNALLDGTAGYPFLRKMIVRALTVLPKPVEKRGFVLGLDLDGKVIANLQDASSDNYSPITTAREYGQWLYLGSLKATHMARLPLEAALK; this is translated from the coding sequence ATGAGGCTGCGGCATGGGGTGTTGTTGATCATCATCGTCGTCATCGCGTTCTTGCTGCTGATGCCAACCAAGGTTGAACCGGTGGCGTGGCAACCGTCGCCGGCACCGTCGTTGACCGAAGGTGTCTTTGCCGACAACCAGCGCCTCAAAGCCGCGGTGCCGGTCGGGCCGAGCGACATCGAGGGACCGGAAGCCTTGCTGCTGGAAGAGGATGTCCTGATCACCGGGCTGCATGACGGTCGACTGATCAGTACCAGCCTCGATGGCCAGGCACGCAAGGTCCTCGCCGACACTGGTGGCCGACCGTTGGGGCTGGCGCGGCATCCGAACGGTTTGCTGGTGATTGCCGACGCCATCAAGGGTTTGCTCTCACTCGATGCCCAGGGCCGCCTGATTCCCTTGTCCACCGCCGCCAACGGCGTCGCCTTCGGTTTCACCGATGATGTAGCGATCGACAAATCCGGGCACTACGCCTATTTCAGCGATGCCTCCAGCCATTGGGGTTACGGCCATGATGGCGAGGCGATCATCGAGCACGGTGGTGACGGACGTCTGCTGCGCTATGACTTCCAGACCGGCAAGACTTCGGTGCTGCTCGACAAACTGGAATTCGCCAACGGCGTCACCCTCGGCCCGGATGAGGCTTATGTGCTGGTCAATGAAACCGGCGCGTACCGCATCAGTCGCTATTGGCTCAGCGGGCCCAAGGCCGGCACGCATGATGTGTTTATCGACAACCTGCCGGGCCTGCCGGACAACCTCGCGTTCAATGGCAGCAACCGTTTCTGGGTGGCGCTGTATGCGCCGCGCAATGCTCTGCTCGATGGCACCGCCGGGTATCCGTTCCTGCGCAAGATGATCGTGCGGGCGCTGACGGTGTTACCGAAACCGGTGGAAAAGCGCGGCTTTGTGCTGGGCCTGGATCTGGACGGCAAGGTGATTGCCAATTTGCAGGACGCGAGCAGTGACAATTACTCGCCAATCACCACGGCACGCGAGTATGGCCAGTGGTTGTATCTGGGCTCGTTGAAGGCGACGCATATGGCGCGATTGCCGTTGGAGGCAGCCTTGAAGTAA
- a CDS encoding sterol desaturase/SRPBCC family protein translates to MRQTTEAFRSRYRAAIHPFYNPWLHGAFVLLFGVLAIGAFWHPVQQVSWREWLTVPLTLLFFNFGVYTVHRHLGHHKKTFARLFYARHAGDHHSFFTPGHMTYDSARDWRVILFPAWLIVLHTLVISLPLWWLFAQFNSNVAGLFGGCMVLGYLTYEVFHACEHLPPDNPLTRLPWIRQMRRLHELHHRRERMQERNFNIVFPLMDYLFGTLYWEPEPVPLSHSRPSMTRMQHHIEIVGEPVTVLAYAASVSRWPEWHPSSLRIDGPQGPLHAGAHFEEDIHAGGRAGHLHWEVSEYLPGRRWCARAQGDHGLSLLLTYECTAEQGGTRFVRTLDYRFAGLGMRIANRLLLRRRIERESAASMLALRDRAAQYISATRASA, encoded by the coding sequence TTGAGGCAGACCACCGAGGCATTTCGCAGCCGTTATCGGGCCGCCATTCATCCGTTCTACAACCCGTGGCTGCACGGCGCCTTCGTGCTGCTGTTCGGCGTGCTGGCCATCGGCGCCTTCTGGCACCCGGTGCAGCAGGTCAGTTGGCGGGAATGGCTGACGGTGCCGCTGACCCTGCTGTTCTTCAACTTCGGCGTGTACACGGTCCATCGCCATCTCGGCCATCACAAAAAGACCTTCGCCAGGCTGTTCTACGCTCGCCATGCCGGCGACCATCACAGCTTCTTCACCCCCGGCCACATGACCTACGACAGCGCTCGCGACTGGCGGGTGATTCTGTTTCCGGCGTGGCTGATCGTCCTGCATACCCTGGTTATCAGCCTGCCGCTGTGGTGGCTGTTTGCACAGTTCAACAGCAATGTCGCCGGGCTGTTCGGTGGCTGCATGGTGCTGGGTTACCTGACCTACGAAGTGTTTCACGCCTGCGAACATCTGCCGCCGGACAATCCGCTGACACGCCTGCCATGGATCCGCCAGATGCGCCGTCTGCATGAACTGCACCATCGCCGCGAACGCATGCAGGAGCGCAATTTCAACATCGTCTTTCCCTTGATGGATTACCTGTTCGGCACCCTCTATTGGGAACCGGAACCCGTCCCCTTGAGCCATTCGAGACCGTCCATGACCCGCATGCAGCACCACATCGAAATCGTCGGCGAGCCAGTCACCGTGCTCGCCTACGCCGCCAGCGTCAGTCGCTGGCCGGAATGGCATCCGTCGTCGCTGAGGATCGACGGCCCACAAGGCCCGCTGCATGCCGGCGCGCACTTCGAAGAGGACATTCACGCCGGGGGTCGCGCCGGTCATCTGCACTGGGAAGTCAGCGAATACCTGCCCGGCCGACGCTGGTGCGCCCGGGCCCAGGGCGATCATGGCTTGTCGCTGCTGCTGACGTACGAATGCACGGCCGAACAGGGCGGCACACGTTTTGTGCGCACGCTGGATTATCGCTTCGCCGGGTTGGGCATGCGTATTGCCAACCGGTTGCTGCTCAGACGCCGCATCGAGCGTGAATCGGCGGCGTCGATGCTGGCGCTGCGCGACCGGGCAGCGCAGTACATCAGCGCGACGAGGGCCAGCGCATGA
- a CDS encoding LysR family transcriptional regulator gives MDIDLARTFLEIVRHGSLAAAAQKLFVTQTAITARVQKLESQLGSTLFVRNRAGAKLTPNGEAFVVYANQLVQTWEAARRDLPLPEGYHNVLHIGGEVSLCNPLMLSWAAELREKIPGHALRMEIRDGENLLRQLELGVLDAALVYQPEYWPGLQVEQVLEEKLILVRAPDRPDPYVYIDWGPDFRCQHDAALPEKAKAALSFNLGPLALQYILENGGSGYFRTRVVRSYLESGALEPVTKAPEFSYPTYLVYSRDRDSATLQHAFDLLREVIHADDDWSQRWNPLS, from the coding sequence ATGGACATCGACCTCGCCCGCACCTTTCTGGAAATCGTCCGCCACGGCAGCCTGGCGGCGGCTGCGCAAAAGCTGTTCGTCACGCAAACGGCGATCACCGCCCGGGTGCAGAAACTCGAAAGCCAGTTGGGCAGTACGCTGTTCGTGCGTAACCGTGCCGGCGCGAAACTGACGCCCAACGGCGAGGCGTTCGTGGTCTACGCCAATCAACTGGTGCAGACCTGGGAGGCTGCGCGCCGCGACCTGCCGCTGCCCGAGGGCTATCACAACGTGCTGCACATCGGTGGCGAAGTCAGCCTGTGCAATCCACTGATGCTCAGTTGGGCCGCCGAACTGCGCGAAAAAATCCCCGGCCATGCCCTGCGCATGGAAATCCGCGACGGCGAAAACCTGCTCCGTCAGCTCGAACTTGGCGTGCTCGACGCCGCGCTGGTCTATCAGCCGGAGTACTGGCCGGGCTTGCAGGTCGAGCAAGTGCTGGAAGAGAAACTGATTTTGGTCCGCGCTCCCGACCGGCCCGACCCTTACGTCTACATCGACTGGGGCCCGGACTTCCGCTGCCAGCACGACGCCGCCCTGCCGGAAAAGGCCAAGGCCGCACTGAGCTTCAACCTTGGCCCGCTGGCCTTGCAATACATCCTCGAAAACGGTGGCAGCGGCTATTTCCGCACCCGGGTCGTGCGCAGTTATCTGGAAAGCGGCGCCCTGGAACCGGTCACCAAAGCCCCGGAATTCAGCTACCCGACCTATCTGGTGTATTCGCGTGATCGCGACTCCGCCACCCTGCAACACGCCTTCGATCTGCTGCGCGAAGTGATCCACGCTGATGACGACTGGTCGCAGCGCTGGAACCCGTTGAGCTGA